The genomic stretch AGGCGAGTACAAGGAAGGCGACCGGCTGCCTACCGAGCACGCGCTAGCCGAGCGCTTCGAGACCTCGCGGCCGACCGTACGCGAGGCGCTCGCGCGGCTGCGGGCGGACGGCATCATCATGACCCGGCACGGTTCCGGCACCACGGTCGCGCGACGGCCCGATCCGGACGTGCGCCGCTTCGCGCCGCTCGAAACGCTGTCCGACATCCGCCGCTGCTATGAATTTCGCATCGTGACCGAAGCGGGCGCCGCCGAACAGGCCGCGCTCAAAGCCGACACCGGCGACATCGCCTCGATCGAGCGCGCGTGGGACGAGCTGGAACGCATCATCGAAACCAAGGGCATCGGTGCAAAAGACGATTTCATGTTCCATCTGGCGGTGGCGCGCGCGTCGAAGAATCCGTTTTTCATCACGGTGATGTCGTTCATCGAAGAACAGATTCTGTTCAGCATGAATTTGTCGCGCAATCTGTCGCTCGTGAAGACTGTGGAGCGGCAGCGGCTCGTGCAGGCCGAGCATCTGGCGGTGCTCGAGGCGATCCGTCGCAAGGACGGTCCGGCCGCCGGTCAGGCGATGCGAGCGCACCTCGAAAATGCGCTCGACCGGATGTTCGGTTCCTGAACTTCGCCACACGCCGATACCGGGCCGCCGCATTCGCGATCCGGTATCGGCCCGGGTTTCTTGTGGCTACGCCGCCACGGCCATCGGCCCGAACAGGGCAGTGCGGGTTTTCGGGCTGACCGCGATATCCAGCGCTACTGCGCGCTCCACGCCGATCTGCAACGGCGAGCCGAGCCGGCTGATCTCGATGCCGGTTTTGCGCAGCAACCGCTCGATCGGGGTGGTGGTGACCGTGACGTAGCGCGTGATGCCCATCCGGTCGGCGAACGTCACGAGCTCGTGAATCGCCTGCATCGTGAGGTCGGCAAAACCGAACGACTGTTCTTCACCGCCGGTTTCGATCGCAAACCGGCTCAATTCCCAGATATGCCGCCCGACCGGCGCCGCCGCGCCGTGCAGCAACTGCGGGAAAGTGTCCTTCAGCATGTTCGGGCCCTCGGTAGGCATCAGGCGCCAACAGCCGCGCACTTGGTGGTCGCCGCCCTGAATCAGCATGTAGTGCGGCCCGAGCGCGTCGTAGCCGTCGATTTCCATGCCCGCGATGGTCGGGATGTCCCACCCGAGCCGTCCGTGAAATACCCGAGCCCGCAGGCGGTACATCTCGTTGATGTCTGCGTTGTCGAATTCCTGCCGCATTCCAATCCGGATTGCTGTTTGCATGACGTTCTCCTGAACGTGTTGGGTTACCCAATACGCAAGAAAACTTATGCATTTTGAATCGTTCTGCCACCTACCTACCTGGATAGGTGTGCATGCTTATCGGGTAAAGCAGAATTGAGATAAGCATCAGCAATCAACCGACAGGACACGACATGGAACTTCTCGAAAATCACTGGCAACCGCAAACCGGCATCCAGCCCCGCCCTGCGGAACCGTCGTCAGCGGTGGATCGCGTTCTGATCATTGCCTACCGCAAGAAGAAAAAAGAGAGCCAGCGCCGCTTCTGGGCGCGCTTCGGCGTAACGCAGTCGCGCGGCAGCCGGTTCGAATCGGGCGCCGAAATCCCGGCGCCGGTGTCGATCCTGCTGGGCCTTTATTTCACCAAGACCGTTTCCGACGCCGATCTCGGCCGGGCCGAGCGGGTGCTGCACAGCCGCGACGCCGCCGCCTTGTTCAACCCGGGTCAATAAGTCCAAGCTGCGCGGCGATGACGGCCGCCGCGCGCCGCGAATTCACACCGAATTTCGTCCTGATGTTTTTCATGTGGAAGTTCACGACAGCTTCCGAACAGCTCAGGATATGGGAAATTTCCCAGGTGGATTTGCCGCGCGCGGTCCATTTCAGGCATTCGCGTTCGCGCGGCGTGAGCTTGGGCAACAAGGTCTGGGTGTGCGTATTCAAATGGCGCTGGCTGGTGTCGATCACCAGATCGCGCAGTAGCACGAGATTCGGCAGGGCTACGTCGACATGGCGCCAGAATGCCTCGGTCGGATTGCTGTCATTGACAAAGCACATCATGCCGGCCTCCTGGTTCGGCCCATGGATCGGCAACGTCACCCCGGCACGCAAGCCGTGCGAGCGGGCTTCCTCATACATCGATTGCTGCGGGGCGGTCGTAAAAATATCCGGCGACCAGATCAGCGGCGTTGCGCGCGTCGCGCAATGCGCGACAGTCGGGTCGATGTGCACGAGCCCCTGCTCGTCATACGTGCGGCGCCACGTCGGCGCATAGGTGCTGCGCACATAGGCGTCTTCGAGGCGAATGGTCGGGCGCGGCAGCATGGCGATCAAGATCCGATCGAAACCCCATGTCTCGGCAAGCCCCGCGATGACGCCGAACCATTCCGCCTCGTCCGCGGCGTTCAGTAACGGAGCCATCTGCTCGATAAAGTGTAGCGGCAATTTAACTCTCTCAGATCGCAAACTACCCGTTGCGGTTAATTGCGGGACGGCCTTCCGTCCAGCTGTTTTATCGCCACAATCTATCACTAAAAATTACTTTGCAAATCCGGCCTGGATTTCGAAAGAAACGGCAGCAGCGCGGGTTGCGCGAAGGAGCGCACGATTTGCTCTTTATATCGGATTTTTTCGGTTCCGTTGCTATAAACACAGGAATATAACGGTTAATTTTTCGCGGCTTGGCGCTCAGTCGATTTCGATTGGCAAGATACATTTTCAATCACACGGGCAATCACAGCACTTACGGGAATTCGGAAAAAAAGACTTAATTTGGTTTGGTCAGGAAATTAATGCTGGATTCTAAGCAGGTCGCAAACGTTTTCAAAGTTGTTTGATGCCTATCCGGGCCAGGTGCTACCTTAAACGTCGAACCCCGTTCCCGTTTGAGGCGTCATGAACGATTCTCCGATCCTCGACAGCGAGTTCGCCGCTTCGGTCATGGCGGTGCCGCCGCTCGCACGCCGCGCCGATTACACGCTGGATGCAGTTGAGAATCGCACACTGATCCGCCACATCGAGGCTGGTGGCGTGCACACCCTGTTGTACGGCGGCAACGCGAATCTTTATCACACCGCCGTCAGCGAATATCGGGACTTGCTGGACCAACTGGCCGACAGCGCCGGCCCTGCCACACGCGTGATCCCGGCAATCGGCCCGGACTACGGGAAGATGCTCGATCAGGCGCGCATTCTCGCGCAAACCCGTTATCGAACCGCGATGGTGTTGCCGCTCGGCGGCTTTACGACATCCGAAGGCGTCGCGGCGGGACTGACGCGCATCGTCGACGCGGCGGGCATGCCGCTCACGCTGTACATTAAGAGCGAAAGCTATGTTGAGGTGGAGACGCTGGCGCGTCTGATCGAGCGCGGCACGCTGCTGGCCGTGAAATACGCGATCGTTCGCGAAAATCCGGCGGACGATCCCTATCTGCACCGTTTGCTGCAAAGCGTGCCGGCTACCAAAGTGGTGTCGGGCATGGGCGAGCGGCCGGCGCTCGTCCATTTGCGCGAGTTCGGTCTTGCCGCCTGGACCACGGGCTCCGGATGTATCGCGCCGCACATGGTCATGGCTCTTCTGCACGCTGTCAAAACCGGAAATCATGTCGAGGCCCAGCGTCTTTACGACGCGTTCATGCCGCTCGAAACCCTGCGCGGCGAAATCTCGCTGATTCGCGTGTTGCACGACGCGGTCACGTTCTCGAAGATCGCCGACATGGGGCCGATCCTGCCGCTGCTCAGTTCGACGCCGCCCGAACATCATGCGAAGATCGGCCATGCGGCGCAGGCATTGCTCGCGTTGGAGCGTCAGTTCGCGGGGCCGTCCGCGGCGCGTTGACGGCGCATTCGCCTCGCTCAACGAGCAGAGCTTCAACCCGCTTCCGCCTGCAACCTTCAATCACCCAAAGCACAAGCATGAGCGATAACAGCCGACGCTATCCCGATCCCGCCATCCATATTCTCGATCCGCGCTTCAAGGCGCTGACCCTCGCGTCCGCTTCGGTCGAATGTCTGTATCAGGGCGCGCGCTGGTCGGAAGGGCCGGTCTGGTTCGGCGATGGCCGCTATCTGCTGTGGAGCGACATTCCCAACGACCGCATCCTGCGCTGGGATGAGCCGAGCGGCACGGTCACGACGTTTCGTCAGTCGTCGAACAATGCGAACGGCAACACGCGCGATCGCACGGGGCGCCTCGTCACATGCGAGCACTTGACGCGGCGTGTGACGCGCACTGAATACGACGGCTCGATTACCGTGCTCGCCGATCGTTATCGCGGCAAGCGCTTCAATTCGCCGAATGACGTGATCGTGAAATCGGACGGCTCGATCTGGTTCAGCGATCCGACCTTCGGCATCGACAGCTTCTATGAGGGCGAGCGGCAGGAGTCGGAACTGACCGCGTGCGTTTATCGTATCGACGGGCAAACCGGCGAAGTCACGGT from Paraburkholderia sp. IMGN_8 encodes the following:
- a CDS encoding FadR/GntR family transcriptional regulator translates to MNERKTTALPDKIYGDILNRILEGEYKEGDRLPTEHALAERFETSRPTVREALARLRADGIIMTRHGSGTTVARRPDPDVRRFAPLETLSDIRRCYEFRIVTEAGAAEQAALKADTGDIASIERAWDELERIIETKGIGAKDDFMFHLAVARASKNPFFITVMSFIEEQILFSMNLSRNLSLVKTVERQRLVQAEHLAVLEAIRRKDGPAAGQAMRAHLENALDRMFGS
- a CDS encoding acyl-homoserine-lactone synthase, producing the protein MQTAIRIGMRQEFDNADINEMYRLRARVFHGRLGWDIPTIAGMEIDGYDALGPHYMLIQGGDHQVRGCWRLMPTEGPNMLKDTFPQLLHGAAAPVGRHIWELSRFAIETGGEEQSFGFADLTMQAIHELVTFADRMGITRYVTVTTTPIERLLRKTGIEISRLGSPLQIGVERAVALDIAVSPKTRTALFGPMAVAA
- a CDS encoding XRE family transcriptional regulator; amino-acid sequence: MELLENHWQPQTGIQPRPAEPSSAVDRVLIIAYRKKKKESQRRFWARFGVTQSRGSRFESGAEIPAPVSILLGLYFTKTVSDADLGRAERVLHSRDAAALFNPGQ
- a CDS encoding LuxR family transcriptional regulator codes for the protein MAPLLNAADEAEWFGVIAGLAETWGFDRILIAMLPRPTIRLEDAYVRSTYAPTWRRTYDEQGLVHIDPTVAHCATRATPLIWSPDIFTTAPQQSMYEEARSHGLRAGVTLPIHGPNQEAGMMCFVNDSNPTEAFWRHVDVALPNLVLLRDLVIDTSQRHLNTHTQTLLPKLTPRERECLKWTARGKSTWEISHILSCSEAVVNFHMKNIRTKFGVNSRRAAAVIAAQLGLIDPG
- a CDS encoding dihydrodipicolinate synthase family protein, whose amino-acid sequence is MNDSPILDSEFAASVMAVPPLARRADYTLDAVENRTLIRHIEAGGVHTLLYGGNANLYHTAVSEYRDLLDQLADSAGPATRVIPAIGPDYGKMLDQARILAQTRYRTAMVLPLGGFTTSEGVAAGLTRIVDAAGMPLTLYIKSESYVEVETLARLIERGTLLAVKYAIVRENPADDPYLHRLLQSVPATKVVSGMGERPALVHLREFGLAAWTTGSGCIAPHMVMALLHAVKTGNHVEAQRLYDAFMPLETLRGEISLIRVLHDAVTFSKIADMGPILPLLSSTPPEHHAKIGHAAQALLALERQFAGPSAAR
- a CDS encoding SMP-30/gluconolactonase/LRE family protein; this translates as MSDNSRRYPDPAIHILDPRFKALTLASASVECLYQGARWSEGPVWFGDGRYLLWSDIPNDRILRWDEPSGTVTTFRQSSNNANGNTRDRTGRLVTCEHLTRRVTRTEYDGSITVLADRYRGKRFNSPNDVIVKSDGSIWFSDPTFGIDSFYEGERQESELTACVYRIDGQTGEVTVVADDVLGPNGLAFSPDESVLYVVESRGEPRKIRAFDVGGNGSALSNNRVLIDAGPGTPDGFRVDIHGNLWCGWGMGHDDLDGVRVFTPQGELIGHIALPERCANVCFGGRHRNRLFMAASHGLYSLYVNTQGMQGG